One genomic region from Nodularia sp. LEGE 06071 encodes:
- a CDS encoding T3SS effector HopA1 family protein, with the protein MLNSSTNPLLTSLLDIASNIEIKSNFSIYHPNYQPFALPAKIADRFQQNPAALQHKYLNLLLRNFLYGIYYNGSLQSTLAVNIQTANCLRHQALEANSIVDVDWEFYEQLQTSNHGKGYFDPSWQVLRLEPDGSMAVTKGGLTVYVEPDCHLKPSKKSAQVGESVAIWMPKNRLQKGCYLAVSNVGQEKQGNPDADLGIGRIYFNFTSSGAIACMDGLTQQLNAANIPFTFQVLYNPAAYGRYDSGILYFERQDYPAIRKILQAVYTEYQSHFQPEIPLFTKFLAPGLSLAEEPTQKFAAQESFGMNRCQIVANALLEAWEKGKNAMEERMRVIDQHFAQHLIDLQRPYLNPSSEDIYQPLK; encoded by the coding sequence ATGCTAAATTCTTCTACCAATCCATTGCTAACTTCTCTGCTTGATATTGCGAGTAATATCGAGATTAAGTCCAACTTTTCAATTTACCATCCCAATTATCAACCGTTTGCTTTACCAGCGAAAATAGCAGATAGATTTCAACAAAATCCTGCGGCTTTACAGCATAAATATCTAAATTTATTACTGCGAAATTTCCTGTACGGTATCTATTACAATGGTTCCTTACAAAGCACTTTGGCTGTTAATATTCAAACTGCTAATTGCTTGCGACACCAAGCTTTAGAAGCTAATTCTATTGTGGATGTAGATTGGGAATTTTACGAACAACTACAAACCAGCAATCACGGTAAAGGTTATTTTGACCCCAGTTGGCAGGTATTGCGTCTGGAACCGGATGGTAGTATGGCAGTAACTAAAGGCGGTTTGACAGTATATGTAGAACCAGACTGTCATCTCAAACCGAGTAAAAAATCTGCCCAGGTGGGGGAATCAGTAGCGATTTGGATGCCTAAAAATCGACTGCAAAAGGGCTGTTATTTAGCAGTCAGCAACGTGGGACAGGAAAAGCAAGGTAACCCAGATGCGGATTTGGGTATAGGCAGAATCTATTTTAACTTTACTTCATCGGGTGCGATCGCTTGCATGGATGGATTGACCCAGCAACTGAATGCAGCTAATATTCCTTTTACTTTTCAGGTTCTCTATAATCCTGCTGCATACGGACGCTATGACTCAGGGATACTTTATTTTGAACGCCAGGATTATCCAGCCATTCGCAAAATTCTTCAGGCTGTTTATACAGAATATCAATCTCATTTCCAACCGGAAATACCTTTGTTTACCAAGTTTTTAGCCCCAGGACTGAGTTTAGCTGAAGAACCAACCCAAAAATTCGCCGCACAGGAAAGTTTTGGAATGAACCGTTGTCAAATTGTCGCGAATGCTTTATTGGAAGCTTGGGAAAAAGGGAAAAATGCAATGGAGGAACGCATGAGGGTGATTGACCAACATTTTGCCCAGCATTTGATTGATTTGCAACGTCCTTACCTCAACCCCAGTTCTGAGGATATATACCAACCTTTGAAATAA
- a CDS encoding acyl-CoA thioesterase gives MPFTYNRTIRLQDTDAAGVVYFANALSICHEAYEASLEASNINLKAFFTNPPIAFPIVNASVDFFRPMFCGNKLEISLIPHKLGVNKFEVIYEIMVENVLVAKAVTRHVCIDAISRTKQDLSAEIIQWLETNRHDAEAAERRKLREIL, from the coding sequence ATGCCTTTTACTTATAACCGGACTATTCGCCTTCAAGATACAGATGCTGCTGGAGTAGTTTATTTTGCTAATGCTTTGTCTATTTGTCATGAAGCTTATGAAGCATCTCTAGAAGCATCGAATATTAATCTCAAGGCATTTTTTACTAATCCACCTATAGCTTTTCCGATTGTTAATGCTAGTGTGGATTTTTTTCGACCGATGTTCTGCGGGAATAAGTTAGAAATTAGTTTAATTCCTCACAAGCTAGGTGTGAATAAGTTTGAAGTTATTTATGAAATAATGGTTGAAAATGTGCTGGTTGCTAAGGCTGTTACTAGACACGTTTGTATTGATGCAATTAGTAGAACTAAGCAGGATTTGTCTGCTGAGATAATTCAGTGGTTGGAAACGAACCGCCACGACGCAGAGGCCGCGGAGAGAAGAAAATTAAGAGAGATTTTGTAG
- a CDS encoding 2-succinylbenzoate--CoA ligase: MSIELPIFYLNQLAEKDFIIGDNNHQFQQIASELYLELQHKLTSGNTPKIILAEREPVRFFAGFIAACAAGCPVFLCNPDWGKQEWQQVLELVQPDIIWGLEIKISPHRISNQSPYIMIPTGGSSGKIKFAIHTWETLIASVQGFTEYFQLTQVNSFCVLPLYHVSGLMQFMRSFTTGGKLAIAPFKTLASSPEYQIAPADFFISLVPTQLQRLLENPQLTQWLSQFTTVLLGGAPAWEELLEKAKFHRIRLAPTYGMTETASQIATLKPDDFLNGKINSGQILPHAQVKIRNQQGEILNPYQTGNITIQAQSLALGYYPQTWENQHYLQVDDIGYLDSQGYLSIIGRSSDKIITGGENIYPVEIEAAIRSTQMVTDVCIIGLPDKHWGEAVTAIYIPKHPQISSLKLQAELQKKLSKFKIPKHWISVPTLPRNPQGKINRQELQKIAAEHLQNLS, translated from the coding sequence CAGCAAATAGCCTCAGAATTATATTTAGAACTACAGCATAAATTAACTTCTGGAAATACTCCAAAAATCATCTTAGCAGAACGTGAACCAGTGCGATTTTTTGCAGGTTTTATTGCCGCTTGTGCTGCTGGTTGTCCAGTTTTTTTGTGTAACCCCGACTGGGGAAAACAAGAATGGCAACAAGTTTTAGAATTAGTACAACCTGATATAATTTGGGGACTAGAAATAAAAATATCTCCTCATCGCATCTCGAACCAATCCCCATACATCATGATTCCCACAGGTGGTTCATCGGGAAAGATTAAATTTGCTATTCATACATGGGAGACTTTGATCGCATCTGTGCAAGGATTTACCGAATATTTTCAGCTAACACAAGTCAATTCCTTTTGTGTCTTACCTCTATACCATGTTAGTGGTTTAATGCAATTTATGCGATCCTTCACCACTGGAGGTAAATTAGCTATCGCACCATTTAAGACTTTAGCATCAAGTCCAGAATACCAGATTGCACCCGCAGATTTCTTTATATCTTTAGTACCCACACAATTACAACGCTTACTAGAAAACCCCCAACTAACACAATGGCTATCCCAATTCACCACTGTACTTTTAGGAGGTGCGCCAGCGTGGGAGGAACTCTTAGAAAAAGCGAAATTTCACCGCATCCGTTTAGCACCAACCTATGGGATGACAGAAACAGCATCTCAAATTGCCACCCTCAAACCAGATGACTTTCTCAATGGTAAAATTAACAGTGGTCAAATTCTCCCTCATGCACAGGTAAAAATTCGCAATCAACAAGGTGAAATTTTAAATCCCTATCAAACCGGAAATATTACCATTCAGGCGCAATCATTAGCCCTGGGCTACTATCCGCAAACTTGGGAAAATCAGCATTATTTACAAGTAGACGACATAGGATATTTAGATTCACAAGGATATTTAAGTATTATCGGACGTAGCAGCGACAAAATTATCACAGGCGGAGAAAACATTTACCCAGTAGAAATTGAAGCCGCAATCAGATCAACTCAAATGGTAACTGATGTTTGTATCATCGGCTTACCAGATAAACACTGGGGAGAAGCAGTTACAGCCATTTATATCCCCAAACATCCCCAGATTTCTAGCTTAAAACTGCAAGCAGAACTTCAGAAAAAACTGAGTAAATTCAAAATTCCCAAACACTGGATTTCCGTACCCACCTTACCGCGAAATCCCCAAGGAAAAATCAACCGTCAAGAACTGCAAAAAATAGCCGCAGAACATCTACAAAATCTCTCTTAA